A stretch of Shinella zoogloeoides DNA encodes these proteins:
- a CDS encoding acetate/propionate family kinase, translating into MKTLLTFNAGSSTVKIGLFALHAGGPVRLARGVIDFRHEPLTLRVSEGEQRIEVALDARPDADLSGILSETVAVLGRHFDLGEVAAVGHRVVHGGDHFAGPARLDRESIAAIEALTVLAPLHQPQSLRLIRAIGSVLPDLPQGASFDTAFHRTNDALVRRFAIPRALHDRGIKRYGFHGLSYKYIAGELARLAPEKAGGKVVVAHLGSGASLCGLDNGISRDTSMGFSTLDGIPMATRCGALDPGVVLHLLGQEGLALRAMEDLLYHKSGLLGVSGISADSRDLLESDAPEAREAIDLFALRIAGEIARLAATLGGLDAVVFTAGVGENQPKLRANVCGRLGWLGLDLNPIANAANAVLISTPESRMAAFVIPTDEEQVIAEETVSLLGSAGK; encoded by the coding sequence ATGAAGACCCTGCTGACCTTCAATGCCGGCTCTTCCACCGTAAAGATCGGCCTGTTTGCGCTTCACGCGGGCGGTCCCGTCCGGCTCGCCCGCGGCGTGATCGATTTCCGCCACGAACCGCTGACCTTGCGGGTGAGCGAGGGGGAGCAGCGGATCGAGGTCGCGCTGGATGCACGGCCGGATGCGGACCTGAGCGGCATCCTGTCGGAGACCGTCGCCGTCCTCGGCCGCCATTTCGATCTTGGCGAGGTCGCGGCCGTCGGGCATCGCGTCGTACATGGCGGCGACCACTTCGCCGGGCCTGCTCGCCTCGACAGGGAAAGCATCGCGGCCATCGAGGCGCTGACGGTGCTCGCGCCGCTCCACCAGCCGCAGAGCCTGCGCCTCATCCGCGCGATCGGCAGCGTGCTGCCGGACCTGCCGCAGGGCGCCTCCTTCGACACTGCCTTTCACCGCACGAACGATGCGCTGGTGCGCCGCTTCGCCATCCCGCGCGCCCTCCATGACCGGGGCATCAAGCGGTATGGCTTCCACGGCCTCTCCTACAAATATATCGCCGGCGAACTCGCGCGCCTTGCACCAGAAAAGGCTGGCGGCAAGGTAGTGGTCGCCCATCTTGGCAGCGGTGCGAGCCTTTGCGGCCTCGACAACGGTATCAGCCGCGACACCAGCATGGGCTTTTCGACGCTCGACGGCATTCCGATGGCGACGCGCTGCGGTGCGCTCGACCCGGGCGTGGTGCTGCATCTCCTCGGGCAGGAGGGGCTGGCGTTACGTGCGATGGAAGACCTCCTCTACCACAAGTCCGGGCTCCTCGGGGTTTCCGGCATCAGTGCCGACAGCCGCGATCTTCTGGAGAGCGATGCGCCTGAAGCGAGGGAGGCGATCGACCTCTTCGCTCTGCGGATCGCCGGCGAGATCGCCCGGCTGGCCGCCACGCTCGGCGGTCTCGACGCCGTCGTCTTCACGGCCGGCGTCGGCGAGAACCAGCCAAAGCTGCGGGCCAATGTCTGCGGCCGGCTGGGCTGGCTCGGCCTCGACCTCAACCCCATCGCCAATGCCGCGAACGCGGTCCTCATCAGCACACCGGAAAGCCGCATGGCCGCCTTCGTCATCCCCACCGACGAGGAACAGGTGATCGCCGAGGAAACCGTCTCGCTGCTGGGGAGCGCAGGAAAATGA